The Sulfurimonas lithotrophica genome includes a region encoding these proteins:
- the argB gene encoding acetylglutamate kinase, translated as MQKKIETVKTLLDALPFIKEFNKEIVVIKYGGSAQTSPQLKEKFAEDILLMYLVGIKPVIIHGGGKKITDMLDALNIDTTFIEGQRVTTKEVMRIAEMILSGEINKEIVSLLNSHGAKAIGVSGKDAHFISGEPKDFEKWGLTGNITEVKASVVHKLIDDKFIPVIAPIAAGSELGHPGYNINADLAASQVAKAIGANKIIFLTDTPGVLNKDKELLSSLTEDEVIALKKDGTIHGGMVPKVDACLEAIDGGVAKAHIIDGRLEHSMLLELFTSAGVGTEIVK; from the coding sequence GTGCAAAAAAAGATTGAAACAGTAAAAACGCTGCTTGATGCCCTGCCGTTTATAAAAGAGTTTAACAAAGAAATAGTTGTAATAAAATATGGAGGAAGTGCTCAAACGTCTCCACAGTTAAAAGAAAAGTTTGCTGAAGATATCTTGCTTATGTATCTTGTTGGGATTAAGCCTGTTATCATTCACGGCGGCGGCAAAAAGATAACCGATATGCTGGATGCTCTCAATATAGATACAACTTTTATTGAGGGGCAACGTGTAACGACTAAAGAGGTTATGAGGATAGCAGAGATGATCTTAAGCGGTGAGATAAATAAAGAGATAGTCTCACTTTTAAATTCTCACGGAGCTAAAGCTATCGGTGTAAGCGGTAAAGATGCACATTTTATTTCAGGTGAGCCTAAAGACTTTGAAAAGTGGGGACTTACCGGAAATATAACAGAAGTAAAAGCTTCTGTTGTTCATAAACTGATTGATGATAAGTTTATACCTGTTATAGCTCCTATTGCAGCGGGATCGGAACTTGGACATCCGGGATATAATATAAATGCAGACCTGGCAGCATCTCAAGTTGCAAAAGCAATAGGTGCAAATAAAATAATCTTTTTAACGGATACTCCGGGCGTGTTAAACAAAGACAAAGAACTTTTAAGCTCACTTACGGAAGATGAAGTTATAGCACTTAAAAAAGACGGGACCATTCACGGCGGTATGGTTCCAAAAGTAGATGCTTGTTTGGAAGCTATTGACGGCGGTGTAGCAAAAGCACACATAATTGATGGAAGATTAGAACATTCTATGCTACTAGAGCTTTTTACATCTGCGGGTGTGGGAACAGAGATAGTAAAATAA
- a CDS encoding tetraacyldisaccharide 4'-kinase → MNNSFIFWVERYFYNPNFFQKIVSFFLLPLSWLYCFFMWLNFKLQKPHDFDVDIISVGNLNVGGSGKTPLVTALASRYENVAVILRGFGRESLGLHVVSDGKKILEDVSVSGDEAMIYANKLPNAIVIVSEDRKEAIDKAKDMGAEIVFLDDAYSKHDIKKLDILIESNFINNYCLPSGPYRERLWKSKEVVLLREEFDFKRKTALKDRCDKMSLITAIARPSRLDKYLPDVVSKNYFADHYNFTKNEIEDILKRDKSDSALVTYKDYVKLEQFNLPLSLLDLEMEVDEKVFKYIEDYRAKKD, encoded by the coding sequence ATGAATAATAGTTTTATATTTTGGGTTGAGAGATACTTTTACAATCCAAATTTTTTTCAAAAAATAGTGTCATTTTTTTTATTGCCTCTTAGTTGGTTATACTGCTTTTTTATGTGGTTAAATTTCAAACTTCAAAAACCGCATGATTTTGATGTAGATATAATAAGTGTAGGCAACTTAAATGTGGGAGGTAGCGGAAAAACACCCCTTGTAACCGCACTTGCATCCAGATATGAAAATGTTGCAGTTATACTTAGAGGATTTGGGAGAGAATCGTTAGGACTTCATGTAGTTAGTGATGGGAAAAAAATACTTGAAGATGTAAGTGTAAGCGGTGATGAAGCTATGATATATGCCAATAAACTGCCAAATGCAATAGTCATAGTAAGTGAAGACAGAAAAGAAGCTATAGACAAAGCTAAAGATATGGGTGCAGAGATTGTATTTTTAGATGATGCATATTCAAAACACGATATAAAAAAGCTAGATATCCTTATAGAATCAAATTTTATAAACAACTATTGTCTTCCATCAGGACCGTATCGTGAGAGATTATGGAAATCAAAAGAGGTTGTTTTACTAAGGGAAGAATTTGATTTTAAGAGAAAAACAGCTCTTAAAGATAGATGTGATAAAATGTCGCTTATAACAGCCATAGCGCGTCCAAGCCGTTTAGATAAATATCTTCCGGATGTGGTTAGCAAGAATTATTTTGCAGACCATTATAATTTTACTAAAAATGAAATTGAAGATATATTAAAAAGAGATAAAAGTGATAGTGCTTTGGTAACGTACAAAGATTATGTAAAACTAGAACAATTTAATCTGCCTCTTTCTTTATTGGATTTAGAGATGGAAGTAGATGAAAAAGTATTTAAATATATAGAGGATTATCGTGCAAAAAAAGATTGA
- a CDS encoding nitrous oxide reductase accessory protein NosL codes for MKFTLISILIFSQLLFGAQSFSKQASVKPVLTQKGEQKHWCPICGMNIKMYYKTSHASKLNNGTHRQYCSMHCLAVDMQEYGIDKNYIKVVDAHTQKLIDAKKAFYVIDSNIKGTMSSISKFAFASKADAQNFQKKYSGEIVDLNTALKNTQETLKKDLLKQKKTKEKKIYPMGKKIYEAKCKKDIDLSNYLEINELKADIKNKKLCKPIKEKYLHSLSLYLWDVKKFGDLDSIAGKIELKDGEKCPVCGMFTYKYPKWAAQIFYKHDRHEHHYSFDGVKDMMKFYFDPMKWGDYKTSTKESISKILVTDYYSQKAIDAKEAYYVIGSDVYGPMGDELIPFKKLEDAEVFSMDHKGKKIVQFRDIKEKEVYELDY; via the coding sequence ATGAAGTTTACGTTAATATCAATCTTAATATTTTCACAGTTACTATTTGGTGCACAAAGTTTTTCTAAACAAGCCAGTGTAAAACCCGTTTTAACTCAAAAGGGCGAACAAAAACATTGGTGTCCTATATGCGGTATGAACATTAAGATGTATTACAAAACTTCACACGCCTCAAAACTCAATAACGGTACGCATAGACAATATTGTTCTATGCACTGTTTGGCAGTTGATATGCAAGAGTATGGGATAGATAAAAACTATATTAAAGTTGTAGATGCCCATACTCAAAAACTAATAGATGCCAAAAAAGCTTTTTATGTAATAGACTCAAATATTAAAGGGACTATGAGTAGTATTTCAAAGTTCGCTTTTGCTTCAAAAGCAGATGCCCAAAACTTTCAAAAAAAATATTCAGGTGAGATTGTTGATCTTAATACGGCATTAAAAAATACTCAAGAGACACTTAAAAAAGATTTATTAAAACAAAAGAAAACAAAAGAAAAAAAGATATACCCGATGGGTAAAAAGATTTATGAAGCTAAATGTAAAAAAGATATAGATTTAAGTAATTATTTAGAGATTAACGAATTAAAAGCAGATATAAAAAATAAAAAACTTTGTAAACCGATAAAAGAAAAATATCTTCACTCTTTATCATTATATCTTTGGGATGTAAAAAAGTTTGGAGACTTAGATTCTATAGCAGGAAAGATTGAACTAAAAGACGGTGAAAAATGTCCGGTTTGCGGTATGTTTACATATAAATATCCAAAGTGGGCAGCCCAAATATTTTATAAACACGACAGACATGAGCATCACTACTCGTTTGACGGTGTAAAAGATATGATGAAGTTTTATTTTGACCCTATGAAATGGGGAGATTACAAAACATCCACAAAAGAAAGTATTTCAAAAATCCTTGTGACGGATTACTACTCTCAAAAAGCTATAGATGCAAAAGAAGCTTACTATGTTATCGGCAGTGACGTATATGGACCGATGGGAGACGAGTTGATACCTTTTAAAAAACTCGAAGATGCCGAAGTGTTTAGTATGGACCATAAAGGTAAAAAAATAGTGCAGTTTCGCGACATAAAAGAAAAAGAGGTATATGAGTTAGATTATTAA
- a CDS encoding nitrous oxide reductase accessory protein NosL: MKRVISVLLVLSSMIYASNMDKGKKQMEMFQSVPMKKATILQDGKAKMYCSICGMTLPMFYKTNHAATHDGHTKQYCSLHCLAEDKIKNGFDAKDIKVVDTKSLKFIDATKATYVVGSSKKGTMTMKSKYAFLNNQDAKAFAKENGGELMNFDATYAVASKALDKEMKMIGKKQAEMAKKGEMMYNKMCKKTDKKFASVAEAKAFVKSSNICGEMKGKKLQAVGLYLGRR; the protein is encoded by the coding sequence ATGAAAAGAGTGATTAGCGTACTTCTTGTACTTAGTTCAATGATTTATGCAAGCAATATGGACAAGGGTAAGAAACAGATGGAAATGTTTCAAAGTGTGCCGATGAAAAAGGCTACTATTTTACAAGATGGCAAAGCTAAAATGTATTGTTCAATCTGTGGTATGACCCTTCCGATGTTTTATAAAACAAATCATGCTGCAACACATGATGGACATACTAAACAGTATTGTTCACTTCACTGTTTAGCAGAAGATAAAATCAAAAACGGTTTTGATGCAAAAGATATTAAAGTCGTAGATACTAAGAGCTTAAAGTTTATAGATGCTACAAAAGCTACTTATGTAGTCGGAAGTTCTAAAAAAGGTACTATGACTATGAAGAGTAAGTATGCTTTTTTAAATAATCAAGATGCAAAAGCTTTTGCTAAAGAAAACGGCGGAGAGCTTATGAACTTCGATGCAACATATGCAGTTGCTTCAAAGGCACTTGACAAAGAGATGAAAATGATAGGTAAAAAGCAGGCTGAAATGGCAAAAAAAGGTGAAATGATGTACAATAAAATGTGTAAAAAAACAGATAAAAAATTTGCATCGGTAGCTGAAGCCAAAGCATTTGTAAAATCGAGCAATATTTGCGGTGAAATGAAAGGTAAAAAGCTTCAAGCCGTAGGTCTTTACTTAGGGAGAAGATAA
- a CDS encoding DegT/DnrJ/EryC1/StrS family aminotransferase: MEVLFSKYENGVEEHSNVSDALDGDDLCQREELEDEFCSYIGATHSVATSHGTSALHLAMLALDLKRGDKVVCSVNSHPNVPEVVRHFDAEPVFIDIEEDYYNINLNKLEEYLQDNTSKKLKAVIVTHIAGITVDLERLYNMGKLYNVKIVEDACDALGATYNGDKIGSTGADITCFNFSSHLRENICNGGMLVTNDDDILKRARLLNNHAIVKSDEEDALEYIYDVVDIGNDYSMSQLDAAYIRAMIKKQDSVIERQKDIAAMYSKELAGVEHITIPDLDNVETPYSLYIVKVDKNRDSFARELKDKGVHTGLHFIPLHLISYYKSKYALKVNAFPVALRSYQQVLSLPIYASMSDEEVKFVIETIKEVASTRV, encoded by the coding sequence ATGGAAGTATTGTTTAGTAAATATGAAAACGGTGTAGAGGAACACTCAAACGTAAGCGATGCACTTGACGGTGATGATTTATGTCAGCGTGAAGAACTTGAAGATGAGTTTTGTTCATACATAGGTGCTACCCACAGCGTAGCAACTTCGCACGGCACTTCTGCTTTGCACCTTGCGATGCTGGCACTTGATTTAAAACGTGGTGATAAGGTTGTGTGTTCCGTAAACTCACATCCAAATGTACCTGAGGTCGTACGTCATTTTGATGCCGAACCCGTATTTATAGATATTGAAGAAGATTACTATAACATCAACTTAAATAAATTAGAAGAGTACCTTCAAGACAATACTTCTAAAAAACTAAAAGCGGTTATAGTTACCCATATCGCAGGAATTACGGTTGATTTAGAAAGACTTTATAATATGGGTAAACTTTACAATGTTAAGATTGTAGAAGATGCTTGTGATGCACTAGGTGCTACTTATAACGGTGATAAAATCGGTTCAACCGGAGCTGACATAACCTGTTTTAATTTCTCTTCACATTTGAGAGAAAATATTTGTAACGGTGGAATGCTTGTAACAAATGACGATGATATATTAAAGCGTGCGAGACTTTTAAACAATCATGCTATCGTTAAGAGTGATGAAGAAGATGCACTGGAATATATCTATGATGTCGTGGATATAGGAAATGATTATTCTATGAGTCAGTTAGATGCAGCTTATATTCGTGCTATGATTAAAAAACAAGATTCTGTCATTGAGAGACAAAAAGATATAGCTGCAATGTATTCTAAAGAACTTGCCGGGGTTGAGCATATAACGATTCCTGATTTAGACAATGTTGAGACTCCTTATTCTCTTTATATAGTTAAAGTCGATAAAAATCGCGACTCGTTCGCCAGAGAGTTAAAAGACAAAGGTGTGCATACCGGACTACACTTTATACCTCTACATTTAATATCGTACTATAAGTCTAAATATGCTTTAAAAGTAAATGCCTTTCCTGTAGCACTTCGCTCTTACCAACAGGTACTTTCCCTTCCTATCTACGCATCGATGAGTGATGAGGAAGTTAAATTTGTAATTGAAACTATAAAAGAGGTTGCATCCACAAGGGTGTAA
- a CDS encoding NAD+ synthase — MSKYSQITEYLECFLENEVKKTGLKNVVVGLSGGIDSAVVAVLAQKVFKDNLLCVKMPSHYSSQSSLDDADELCRDFGINAIEVSIDAMLKPYEDLNPDMDNLRRGNLSARLRMVTLFDMSAKNSALVLGTSNKSELMLGYGTLYGDLASAINPIGDLYKSEVYELAEYLGVSKSIIKKPPSADLWDGQNDEEDLGYSYASLDHAMKLYVEDRLSKEEIINQGVDAQMLEMIIGRIFKNHFKRKMPVIAKLTSRTINHDFNYPRDITL, encoded by the coding sequence TTGAGTAAGTATAGTCAAATTACAGAATATTTAGAATGTTTTTTAGAAAATGAAGTAAAAAAAACAGGTCTGAAAAATGTAGTAGTCGGTTTAAGCGGCGGCATAGATTCTGCCGTTGTTGCCGTTCTTGCTCAGAAAGTTTTTAAAGATAACCTTTTATGTGTAAAGATGCCATCACATTATTCGTCTCAAAGTTCGTTGGATGATGCAGACGAATTATGTAGGGACTTTGGCATAAATGCTATAGAGGTATCAATAGACGCAATGTTAAAGCCGTATGAAGATTTAAATCCGGATATGGATAATCTTCGTCGTGGAAATTTATCTGCAAGACTTAGAATGGTAACTCTGTTTGATATGTCTGCTAAAAACTCGGCACTTGTTTTGGGTACGAGTAACAAAAGTGAGCTTATGCTTGGTTATGGAACGCTTTACGGTGACTTGGCATCTGCCATCAATCCGATAGGTGATTTATATAAAAGTGAAGTATATGAACTTGCCGAGTATCTAGGTGTAAGTAAATCTATAATTAAAAAACCGCCCTCAGCCGATTTATGGGACGGGCAAAACGATGAGGAAGATTTAGGGTATTCATATGCCAGTCTTGATCATGCTATGAAGTTATATGTTGAAGATAGACTAAGTAAAGAAGAGATTATAAATCAAGGTGTGGATGCACAGATGTTAGAGATGATTATCGGTAGAATTTTTAAAAACCATTTTAAAAGAAAAATGCCGGTTATCGCAAAACTTACCTCTCGTACAATCAACCACGACTTTAATTATCCTAGGGATATCACACTTTAA
- a CDS encoding peroxiredoxin has product MASSLVLRKSPEFKMDAYNAQTGHYETVSSEDYTGKWSVVCFYPADFTFVCPTEIAAMNAKYDEFKEMGVEILAVSTDTKFSHKRFVETEPLLKGLKLTIGADPTGTVSRAFGVMIEEEGVALRGRFLINPEGTVVAQEVQAPSVGRNVHEFLRQVKAWQHAEKTGEVCPAGWTPGGKTLPVNTDVEQMTGRVGDYITVEEIMS; this is encoded by the coding sequence ATGGCTTCATCATTAGTATTAAGAAAATCACCGGAATTTAAAATGGATGCGTATAATGCACAAACAGGACACTATGAAACTGTAAGTAGTGAAGATTACACAGGAAAATGGTCGGTTGTATGTTTTTACCCTGCAGACTTTACATTTGTATGTCCTACTGAAATAGCTGCAATGAATGCAAAATATGACGAGTTTAAAGAGATGGGAGTGGAGATTTTAGCAGTCTCTACAGATACAAAATTCTCACATAAAAGATTTGTTGAAACAGAACCTTTATTAAAGGGATTAAAACTTACAATAGGTGCTGACCCTACAGGTACCGTAAGCCGTGCATTTGGTGTAATGATTGAAGAAGAAGGTGTTGCACTTAGAGGTAGATTCCTAATCAATCCTGAAGGTACGGTAGTAGCTCAGGAAGTTCAAGCACCCTCAGTAGGTAGAAACGTACACGAGTTCTTAAGACAGGTAAAAGCTTGGCAACATGCTGAAAAAACCGGTGAGGTATGTCCTGCAGGTTGGACACCGGGCGGTAAAACACTTCCTGTAAATACTGACGTAGAACAAATGACCGGACGTGTAGGTGACTATATAACCGTTGAAGAGATCATGTCATAA